From Herbaspirillum sp. WKF16:
CTGCTCAACTACGAGAGCCCCAATGCCGCCCACGTGCCGGCGATGCTGAAGACGCCCGCATATGTCGCGCAGGGCGTGTCCGCCCTGTGCATCGTCTGGAACATGCGCTCGGGCCTGCCCGAGCCGCGCGACTGGAGCGACCTGGCGCAACCGGCCTACCGCAACCAGGTCACCATGCCCGACCCGGCCTTGTCGGGCGCCACGCTGGACCTGCTGCTGGGTTTGCAGGCGCGCCTGGGCAAGCAGGCCGACGCCCTGTTCGAGAACCTGCACCGCAACGGCATGGTGGTGCTCGGGCCCAACGCGCAGGCGCTCAATCCCGTGCTGCAGGGCGCCAAGTCGGCGGTCTTCGGCGCGGTTGACTACGTGGCCTATGGCGCCGTGGTCAGCGGCGAATCGATCAAGGTGATCTTCCCCTCCGGCGGCACCGTGGTGGCGCCGCGCCCGATGATGATCCTCAAGACCTCGCGCGCGCAGAACGAGGCGCGCGCCTTCGTCGACTACGTGCTCTCGCCGCAAGGGCAGAAGATCGTCGCCGACGCCTGGCTGATCCCGGCGCGCGACGACGTCGGCAGCGACCGTCCGCTCCTCAAGGACTTGAAGCTGCTGCCGCAGGAAGGCGCGGCCACGCCGGTCCAGCATGAGCAGACGCTGCAGCGCTTTTCCAAGCTGTTCGGGCAGCGCTGAGCGCAGGCCGTGGATTCCATGAAAAATTCCAATGCGGGCGCGCCCGCGGTCTGCGCGCGGCCAGCGATCTCGGCGCCGTTGCTGATGCTGCTGGCGACGCTGGGCCTGCTGGTGGCGCTGCCGATCGGCTTCGTCGCGCTGCAAGCGGTCTTCCCGGCCATCAACACCGGTTCGTTCGCGCGGCCGTTCTCCTCGTTCGGCACGGCGCTGGGCGATGAGCGCACCTTGCCGCTGCTGTTCAATACGTTGCGCTTCGGCCTTGTGGTGGCCATCGCCAGCGTCCTGGTCGGCGTGCCGCTGGGCGCCTTGCGCGGCTTGTTCCGGGTGCCGCTGGCGCGGCTCTGGGACTTGCTGTTCCTGGCGCCGTTCCTGATTCCACCCTACCTGGCGGCGCTCGGCTGGATGCTGTTCCTGCAGCCGCACGGCTACCTGGAAGGAATGGTGGGCTTCCATCTCGGCCGCTTCCTGTTCTCGTTCAACGGCGTGGTCGCGGCCATGACGCTCAATGTCTTCCCGGTGGTGTATTTCTCGGTATCGCGCGCGCTGGCGGCGGTCGGCTTGCGCCTGACCGACGTGGCGCGGATCTTCGGCGCCGGTCCCTGGCGCAGCGTATTGCGCATCACCTTGCCGCTGGTGCTGCCGGCCATCGCGGCCAGCGCCTTGCTGACCTTCATCATGGCCATCGAGGAGTTCGGCATTCCGGCGGCGCTGGGCCAGCGCGCCGGCGTCGAATTGCTGGTGACCTCGATCGAGCAGCGCTTCTCGGACTGGCCGATCGACCTCTCCGGCGCGTCGGTGCTCTCGCTGCTGCTGGCGTTGCTGGCGCTGGCGGCGTTCTTCCTGCAGCACCGGCTGCTGGCCAGCCGCAATTTCGAGACGCACTCCGGCAAGCCGGTCGCGGCCACGCCGCGCGAGCTGGGGCCATGGCGTTGGCCGGTGCTGCTGGCGTTCGCGGCGATCGCCGCGGCGGCGACGATTGCGCCCCTGTTCGCCATTGCCGCCACCGCCTTCACGCGCACGCTGTCGGGCGGCCTCAACGCCGGCAACCTGACGCTGGGCCACTTCAGCGCGCTGTGGAACGAAGGCGAGGGCGCCGGGGCGCTGGCCACCAGCCTGGGCCTGGCCACGTTGACCGCGTTGATCACCGGAACGCTGGGGCTGCTGAGCGCCTGGGCCATCGTCAAGACCCGCATGCGCGGGCGCGCGCTGCTCGACGCGCTCACGCTGATGCCGCACGCGCTGCCGGGCGTGGTGGTCGGGGTCGGCCTGATCCTTACCTGGAACCAGTCGTTCTGGCCGGTGACGCCGTACAACACCTGGGGAATCCTGCTGCTGGCCTACAGCTGCCTGCTGCTGCCCTACCCGGTGCGCTACGCCAGCGCCGCGCTGCGCCAGATCGGCGACAACCTGGAAGCCGCCGCGCGCGTGCACGGCGCGTCGATGCACCAGGTCATGCGGCGCATCATCCTGCCGCTGACGGCGCCGGCCCTGGTCTCGTCCATGCTGATCGTGTTCGCCATCGCCTCGCGCGAGCTGGTGAACTCGCTGCTGCTGGCGCCCAGCGGCGTGCAAACCGTGTCGATCTACATCTGGCAGCAGTTCGAGCAGGGCTCGATCGGCGACGGCATGGCCATGGGCGTGGTGACCGTGCTGGTCAGCGGCGGCATGCTGGGCGCCGGCGCGTATTGGAGCCGGCGCTTCAGCGCGGCGCCCTGATCCCGGGAGCCGATGAGGGGGTGCGCGAGGGCAAGGATTGTTTTGGCCGATTTTATCGTCGATAATTGGCGCCATGAACGATACCGCACAACGCCCCCCACTTCCCGACCGGCTCTCGATCGATCCGCGCAGCCCCCACTACAACGCTGCCGTCTTCGAGCACGATGTCGGCATCAAGCTCAACGACAAGGAATTCACCAACGTCGGCGAATATTGCATCAGCGAGGGATGGATCAAGATCCCGGCCGGCAAGGCGCTGGACCGCAAGGGCAATCCCATGCTGACCAAGCTGAAAGGCCGGGTCGAGGCTTTCTACCGGTAAAGATTGAACTGTTGGTGGATCAACGGCCCCGCCTTGCGGGGCTTTTTGTTGTCGGCCTTCGCCGTCGCGGCGGCATGCCGGCCAAGGATGAGGCAGGCGCCGTCAAGCCGACGCCGTCAGCGCAGACGATGTCGGGCAAAGAAATCGAGCACCATTTTCGTGGCGTCCGGCCCACCGGAGTTGAACGCGAATTTTTCGTCTCCGCCGCTCCAGGCGTGGCCCAGGCCTTCGATCAACACCGACCGCACCATCGGTGTTCGCCCCGAGACGTAATCCCCGATCAGCATCCGGCGCCGTACCGGATTTTTCTTGGACACCCTGCCGAATGCCTTGACCGTCAACGGTCTGGCTTCGAGATTCGATTCCCGGTTCAGCCGGACAAACTGTTGCGTCAACTGGCGATGGTTGATCGGCCTCACCACCTTGTCGGCGTCTCCCGCGATCAGGATGGCAGGCACTCCGGCTGCGGCGGGGCGAACGGCGAGCAGTTCATCCATGGCCGCCAGGGGAGATCCGGCACCGGCTTGCATCAACCTGTAGGCGCCCGCCGCGCTTTTGCAACCGCCATAGGCGGGGCCGGAATGCAAGCCCACTGCGGCGACCAGCCCGGGATGCGTCAGCGCCAGCAGTTGCGCCATGGCGGCGCCGGCGGAGAGCCCGCATGCGTAGACGCGCCGGCGATCGATGGCGTGCCTGGCGGCGATATCCTCGACCAGCGCGGCAATCATGGCGACATCGGCTTCTCCCCGCTGGGTCGCCGGGTCGTACCATTTCCAGCAGCGCTGCGCATGGGCGCCCAGGGATTGTTCCGGATACAGTACGGCGTATCCCTTGCGCGCCGCGTGCGCGTTCATCCTCGTCCCTTCGGCGAAGTCGGCGGCGTTCTGCTGGCAGCCATGCAGCATCACGATCAGCGGCGCGCCGGCGCCGTGCCTGTCGGGCAGGAACAGCCGGTATTGCATGCGGCGCGCCAGGGCGGCGTCATGGCTATGGCGGCCGAGCATCCATGACCCCGGCGGCGCGACGGTGGGAGCGGATCGTTTTGAGCCGGGGCGCCTTGACTTGGCCGCCGCAGGGGAAGGCTTGGCGACAAGCATCTTCAACATCGTCTTGACGTGCTTTTGCTGCGCCTTGGCCGCCTTCTTCATCCCGGAAAACCATAGCCGTTTCACTTTCTTGAGCATCGTCGATTCTCAGTTGCCCGGCTCGGGGCATATAAACGACGCGCAAGCGCCGATCGGGTTGCAGTGAATGTCGCGCAAGGGCGACGATGCCGCAGGCACCGGCGTTTGCTTCGGTCCGGAAGCTTCATGGCGGATCTTGCTGTTTCCTTTCCTGCTCCCGTTTCTCGTCCGCCTGGCCGCGCCGGCTTATTTTCTTTTCGATAGCGATGGACTCACGGGCGCGCCGTTCCTGTTTATCTTCGCCGGCCAGTTTATCGGGGTGTTTGTCAATGCGGGTGTGGGCATCGTTGCCGCTGCCTCGGCTGCTGGACATAGCGAAGCTCCTCAAAGCTGATGGATGGCGAATTCGCCCGCGCCGTTGTTTTTGCCGGCGACGATGCATGTTGCGCCCATTGGCAGGGCTCAGATGTAGGTCATTGACCCATGCGTGTGTAGTCCTGCGCGATCGCGCGTCCGGCTTGTTGGGTCGGACGGCAATCCGGATCCTTGTCGGTGTTGTCCCACATGCGAATAGACGCTTTCCTGTCGTCCGACTTCCTCCCGGCCTTCTGACGGCGCTCCCGCATCGGCCATAAGATCAGGCGCATCCCGCTGGGAATTGTCTTGAGAATGTCAGGAAGCACAGGACCTGCGTCATCAGCCCGACGGGAACTGGCCGGGGCGCCTGGCGTCCCGGTCATTTCATTCAACGAGGAGAATTTCATGAGCGTAAAATCATTGAGCGACCTGTTTATCCATGGTCTTTCCGACATCTATAGCGCCGAGAAGCAATTGGCAAAGGCTTTGCCGAGAATGATCCGATCCGCCACCAATCCGGATTTGACGGCTGCACTGGACCTGAACCTGCAAGAGACCCAGGGCCAGATCGAGCGTATCGACCAGATCGTGGAGGCCACCGGGCTGCGCCTGAAGCGCATCAAGTGCGCGGCGATGGAAGGCCTGGTGGAGGAAGGGAAGGAGCAAATAGACGAAGTGGAGAAGGGCCCGGTATTGGATGCGGCCCTGATCGGCGCGGCCCAGAAGGTGGACCACTATGAAATCGCCACGTATGGCACCTTGTGCGCGCTGGCGAAGAAACTCGGATATCCCGAGGCGGTGACGCTGATGCGCGAGACGCTGGACGAGGTGAAGGCGGCCGATGAGAAGCTCACTGTCCTCGCCGAGCAGGACGTGATGCCTGAGGCATTGGCGACGTGAACATGGCGGCGAAACGGGAGGAGATATGTCACATCGAGAAATCAAGGCGGAAGCGGACATCGAGCTGCTGATCCGCTCCAAGATGGCCCAATTCCCGCCCTGCGATGGCGTCGCGCTGACCGGCGTACGCTGGCACGGCATGGACGAGACCGGTTGCAACTGGAACGCCGAGTGGATTGCGGGCAACGAGCCCCAGGCCAGTGAATGCCATGTATCGATCACCGATTATGTGGAAGAGCTGCGCAGCGCATTCCTGCTAGCCGAGCCCGCATAGGCTTGCCGGTGCGTGGCGCGGCCCCCGAGATTCCAGGGGGATGGCGCCGCTTTTTTTCCACCAAAGAGACCACGCGCGGACAAGACTTCTTCTTACATCACCGGCGCCCGATTGGGCGCAGTATCGGAATCACACCCAGCAGGATCGACTCGCCGCTCGCGGCAAGCCTGTCCCGCAGCGGTGCTGCGAAAACGGACATCGCGGCCTGTTCCGATGACGCCTCAATGTGACCGTGATGCAAAGGAAGACGATATGTCGAACATCAATCAGACACCGGGCCAACAGCGTCCCGAAGAAAGCGATCCCCAGCCCGGGCGGAGCATCGGGGAGGAAGACGGGGACGCGGCGTCCCCGGGAAAAGGAGAAGAGCCGGATCAGCCCGCTCCGGACCAGGGAGAGCTTGTCGATGAACCGTCGGAAACGGAGCCTGCGGACGAGGAGCGCGATCCGGAATCGGAGCGCGGCGCTGACGGCGAAGGTGAAGGCGATATTTATCGCAGTGGGCATGCCCGGGGAGATGCTCCGCCCGATGTAACGCCCTGACCGAAGACGGGGCGAGGCAAACGAAAGGCCGCTTGCGCGGCCTTTTCTTCGTGGAGAGCCGCCGATACGTGGCGAGGTCCGATGGAAGGATCCAGGCTCGGACGAGCCGCGACGCCGGCGGTCCGGTGTGCGGCAAGTACTTCCGGCAAGGCCACGACGGCGGCGTCAGCGCCGCATCTCAGCCCGCGCCGGCCAGCTGATCGATGGTGCGGAGCAGGCGCTCCATCTGGCACGGCTTGACCAGCAGGGCGTCGAAGAGCTTGGCCGCGGACGCTGAGTTTGGCAACGGAGTGGCGCTGAGAAGCGCGATGGGGATGTGAGAGAACTCCGGACAGCCTTTCGCGCGCATGGCAAAGTCCAAGCCGTTCATGACCGGCATTCTCATATCCGTGAGCACGACATGGATCCGGCCGGTCTTGAGGGCGTCCAGGGCTTCGGCGCCGTTGCTTGTCTCCAGGACCTTGTAGCCGTGCAGCTGCAGCGCTTGAGACAACATCTCTCGCACGTCGGGATTGTCTTCGACGACAAGAACGGTGGTCAGCTGCCGATCGGTCGGATGCATTGGATCCCTTGGGTCGGATGAATGGGAACGTTCTTGCGCCGCATGAGTCTGGCAGGGCCGGGAAGCCCCGGCCGAGGCCTTCCAAGCCGGCGTCGTTCCGCGGTATGCGTGTTGGCGCCGTTCCCCCCCGCCATCGTCAACGGGATGTTTCCCTTTGTGTGGGGTGGCGAACAGTCCTGCTCAGGCAACTCCACTACTGTCTGCTTGTTGAGGCCGGGCTTACGGATCTCATCAACGTCTGCCGCGGAGCCGATATTTCCCAGCGCCCCGGATTGTTGAGCTGCGCTTCCCTTTTACTTCCCGAGGAATATTCATGCTTGTCTACGAAACCGCAGAAAGCGACGACAGTTTCTCCTATCGCTTGCAGTATTCCCGTCGCGGGCAGGGTTGGGCCCTGGAGTTGCTGGAGGTCATGCGCGACGGCGAATCCGTGCTGTCCCAGCCTGGGGCGATGTTCCTTTATCCCACGCAAGCGCTGGCCATCGCTTATGGCATCAATACCTGCGAATCCATCGCCAGCCGTCTTGCCGTCGGCCGACCGAGCCGGGACGAGTCCCTGCGCGCGCAGGCGCGGTCTCCATAGCGTCGTACATGGGGCGATGTATCGAGCAGATTGCCGCCGGCATGCATTGCTATGCATTGCTTCACCACCTTCTTGCGATTCTGTATCCGTTGAGGTCACATCTGCTGCTTCCTGACGGCGTTTCGGACGATGCGAAGGCATTGCCTGACGAATCGCCCTGCGCCGGACGCTGGTACGTTCTCTTTACCGGCAGGGAGGATACGGCCGAGCGCATCGTCGAGCGCGGCGTCGGCTGCAGCGTCAAGCCGTTCCTGGCGCTCGGCGCCGGCATGCTCGCGCGGCGAGGTTTCGGCAGGGCGGCCCATCGATAGGGCGGGGCTGTTCATTGAAAGCTCCATTCCAGGGCGTGGATATTGCAGGGCCATCGCTCGAGGACGGAGGTTGACGCGCTGCGTTTGCATGCGCCCCAATCCGTTCTCGTCCCGCTTAACTTACTACTTCTTTCCGTCATTCTTGTGCGATGACGAATGGCCTTGCTTGCCGGGGGCCGCGGCCTTGTCGCCTGCCGCGGATCCCGCGTTGTCGTCGCGCGCGGATTTCACCGCCTTGCCGTCGTTATCCTTGGTCGCCGATTTCTTGTCGGTGCCGCTCTCTTGCTTGCTGCGATGGTTGTTGCTGGACATGTCGATTCTCCTTGAGCGCCTGTTGGCAATTCGCCCGCGCTTTCGATGTGCGTGCGCCGACGATGACCCATGCTGTGCTTATCGGAAGTCGGTGGATGTAGGTGCAAGGACTATGTGACTGTAGTCATCCCCGCCGCAGACGAAAGCAGGATGCGGCGGTTGGTGCGGCGTGATTCTTCCTGCGGCGCGGGCGTCGCTATGTATGCCATCGCACATACCTGCGACGCTATCTGGACTACGGTGATGGCTGGACTTGGCCTTGCCTTGCAAGGGCGGCGCGAAGGTGATCATACGTCGTGAGACGGGCTGTCGGCAGTCCTTGCTCAGGCCGGCAGGATGCAAGAGGAGCGATGTGATGCTGGGGACCGAGATCTACAGGGATTTCAGAATCGACATCACCGTGTCGGCGATCGGTGAGAACTTCAGGACGTTTACCTGCATCGCGCGCTGTCGTCCAAGACCGGCCGCCTCGATCAGCGGCGTGTGCGACGAGAGGACCGACTCCACCGCCATGGAAAACCATGTGGCGCTGGAGCGTGCGTTCGATCGCGCCAGGAAAGACGTGGATCACCTGGTCTCCAATGGCGTATTCGCCAGAATCTAGGCCGACTAACTTGGCGCCCCGGGACAAGCTCATCGAAAATTCACCGCCGTCATCCGCTTCGTCGGAGCAAGAATTGCCGCTGCGCGCCGAGCTGTTCAGCGCCCAGCAAATGGAGCGCCACGGCCAGGTTCTGGCCCGGATGCATGTCCTGAGTTCGGGGCAGCGTCCTGACCGGCTCTTGTCGCGGCTGTCCAGCAATCAGGAAGTCATCGTTTCCACCTGTGCCCTGCTGACCGACGCGATCAAGCTTGGGAGGCAGGTCACCCCCGCCTCCGAATGGCTGCTGGACAACTATTACTTGATCGATGAGCAGATCCGCACCGCCAAGCGCCATCTCCCCAAGCGCTACAGCAAGGCGCTGCCGCAGCTGAAAAATGGTCATCGTGAAGGCATTCCGCGGGTCTACGACATTGCCCTCGAGACGATCGCCCACGGCGACGGCCGCGTCGATCCGGAAAGCCTGAGCCGCTTCGTCGCCTCCTACCAGAAGGTCACCACCCTCAACCTCGGCGAGCTATGGGCCATTCCCATCATGCTGCGCCTGGCGCTGATAGAGAACCTCAGGCGGGTGGCGGCGCGCCTGTCCGATAGCCGCCAACACAGCGCCCTGGCGCAACGGTGGGCGGACAGGATGCTGGAAGTGGCGCAGGAAATCCCCGAAGACCTGATTCTGGTCGTGGCCGATATGGCGCGCTCCGAGCCGGCCCTGGAAAGCGCCTTCGTGGCCGAACTGGTCCGGCGCCTGCAAGCGCGCAATTCGACGCTGGCGCTTCCCTTGACCTGGTTGTCGCAACGGCTGGCGGCTTCCGGCGAGAGCATCGAGGGGCTGGTCCAGCAAGAGGGGCAACGCCAGGCATCGGACCAGGTGTCCATCAGCAACACCATCGGTTCGCTGCGCTTGCTCAGCAGCACCGACTGGCACGAGTTCGTGGAGACCATGAGCGAGGTGGAGCATACCTTGCGCCGGGATCCCGCCAACGTCTATGCGCGAATGGATTTCGCCACGCGCGACCGCTATCGCCATGCCGTGGAGAAGATCGCGCGCAACGGCTGGCTCCCGGAGGCCGCCGTGGCAGCCCAGGCCGTGACGTTGTCCGATAAGGCCTGCGAGCAGGCCGGGGCCGCGCATCGCACTTCACATGTGGGGTATTACCTGATCGGCCCCGGGCGCGCGCGCCTGGAGGAGGCCGCGGGTATACGCCATTCCTGGATCGAACACGGCCGCCGCGCCGGCGCCAGGCGCGCCTTGCCGTTCTACCTCGGCAGCGTGATGTTGTTCACGCTGCTCATCGAATATGCGCTGCTGGCGGTGGCGGCGCAGGACGGCGCCGCGGCATGGCGGCCGGCGTGGTTCGCCCTGTTCGCCGTGCTGGCCCTGCTTCCGGCCAGCCAGCTGGCGCAATCGCTGGTGAACTGGATAGCATCCCAGTCGGTCGCCCCGGTCTTGCTGCCGCGCATGGATCTGGCGACGGGCGTCCCTCCCGAATTGGCCACGCTGGTCGCCGTTCCTTGCTTGATGCAGACGACCTCCGGCGTCGAGGAATTGGTGGACGCGCTGGAAGTGCGCTTCCTGGCGAATCGGGATCGGCATGTGCGCTTTTGCCTCTTGACCGACCACATGGATGCGCAGGTGGAACACAACGCCGACGATGCCTGGCTGATGCTGGCCGCCAGGCAGCACGTGGAGCGCCTCAACCTCAAGTATCCGCGCGCCGGCGGCGACTTCTTTCTGCTGCTGCATCGGCCCCGGACCTGGAATCCGGCCGAGAACGCATGGATGGGATATGAGCGCAAGCGCGGCAAGCTGGAAGCGCTCAACGCCCTGCTGACACGGGACGATGCGACCGCATTCTCCCTGGTGGTCGGCAATACCGACGGGCTGGCCAATATCCGTTACGTCATCTCGCTCGACACCGACACGGCGTTGCCGCGTGACGCCGCGCGCCAGATGATCGCCACCATGGCCCATGCGCTGAACCTGCCCGTGCATGACGAGGTCAGCAACATCATCGTCGACGGCTACGGCATGCTGCAGCCCCGCGTCACGGTCAGCGCGCCCACCCCTGAAGCCTCGCGCTTTGAATTGCTGTACGGCGGGGATATCGGCATCGATCCCTACACGCGCGCCGTCTCCGATCTCTATCAGGACCTGTTCGGCGAGGGTTCCTTCATCGGCAAGGGGATCTACGACGTTCGGGCCTTTGAAAGGGTGATGCGTCACCGCATGCCGGAGGGCCGCATCCTCAGCCACGATCTGCTTGAGGGTTGCTATGCCCGTTGCGGCCTGGTCAGCGACATCCAGCTCAATGAAAACTATCCGACGCGTTACAGCACCGACGCCAGCCGGCGGCATCGCTGGGTGCGGGGCGACTGGCAGATAGCGGCATGGGTGCTGCCCTGGGTTCCCACGGCGGGCGTGGGGCGCGGCGGCACGGGCCGCGAGCGCAATCCGCTGTCCGTGCTCTCGCGCTGGAAACTGTTCGACAACCTGCGCCGCAGCCTGGTGGCGCCGGCCTTGACCGGCATCACGGTGGCCGGATGGATGTTTCTTTCCAATGCATGGTCGTGGACCTTCGCCATGCTTGCCCTCGTATTTACACCGGTGCTGTGCGCCGTGCTGCTGAGCCTGCTCAGGGTCGCGCCGGAAACCCGGTTGCGGCAGCACGTGTGGGCGACGCTGCGGGCGGCGCTGACCCAGCTGACCCAGGCAACGCTGTCGGTCGGCCTGCTGCCGTGCGAGGCGTGGCAGCATCTCGACGCGATCGTACGGACCCAGTGGCGCTTGCACGTGTCCCATCTGCGGTTGCTGGCGTGGCGCAGCTCCAGCGAGGTCGCGCGCAACGCCGGCCAGCACTTGCGGGCCAGCTATCGCGGGATGTGGCCGGCGCCGGCGCTGGCGCTGGCGACCGCGCTCTATCTTGACGTGATGCATCCGACGGCGCTGGCGGCAGCCGCGATCATCCTCCTGTCCTGGTGGATCGCGCCCTATGTCGCCTGGCGCTTGAGCCAGCCGGTGCCGCACGGCAACGCTGAGCTCAGCCAGGCAAGGAAGCGCTACCTGGGCATGCTGGCGAGGAAGATATGGCTCTTCTTCGAAGATCATGTGGGCCCCGCGGACAACTGGCTGCCGCCCGACAACCTGCAGGAACACCCGGTCGAAGTGCTGGCGCGGCGCACTTCCCCGACCAACATCGGGCTGAGCCTGATGGCCAGCCTGAGCGCTTACGATTTCGGCTACATTCCCGCCGGCCAGCTGATCGACCGCACGGCCCGCACCTTCGCCACGCTGGCCCTGCTGGAACGCTACCAGGGGCATTTTTACAACTGGTATGACACGCGCAACCTGCAGCCGCTGGCGCCGGCCTATGTGTCCACGGTGGACAGCGGAAACCTGGCGGGGAACCTGCTGACGCTGGTCCCGGGGCTGGACGGGTTGGCGGATGCGCCGGTGCTTCATCCTCGCCGGTTCCAGGGGATCGCTGATGTGTGCGCGATCCTGGACGAGCTGGCGCGCGACACGCCGTTGCCGGCGCCGACGATGATGCTCGAGGACGTGGCCCTCGCGTGCCGCGACGTACCTGGCGACACCGCCGCCGCTCGCGACATGCTGCACCGGTTATGGCGGCAGGCAAGTGACTACCATGCCAGCTGGCGCCAGCGCGGCGGCCACCCTCTTTCCCTTTCGGGCGCGCTTGTCGCCGGTGAGGCGGAGATCGCCCGATGGACGGATGTCCTGGTGCGCCAGTGCCGGGAGGCATTGGATGAGATGGAGACGCTGGCTCCCTGGCTGCCGATGACAAGCGCTGCGGATTGGAGCGTCGATGTCCGTGCCATCGTCCCGATGCTGGAGACATCATTGAGCCTGCGGCATATCGCCCAGCTGGAGAGCCTGACGCAGGATTATTTTGAGGCGCTTCCATTCGGAGGCGGCGATCCGCAGGCGTTGCAGGCGCACGGCTTGCGCGCTGCGATCAAGGCCGCCAGCGCCCTGGCGGCCGCGCGGATCCGGGAGGTCGATGCGCTGATCGCCCAAGCCGGGGAATTCGCGCGAATGGAATACGGCTTCCTGTACGACCCGGCCACTCACCTGCTGGCGATCGGCTATAACGCGAGCGAGCGACGTCGCGACACCGGCTTCTACGACCTGCTGGCCTCGGAGGCGCGGCTGGCGACCTTCGTCGGCATCGCTCAGGGGCAACTGCCGCAGGACAGCTGGTTTGCACTGGGACGCCAGCTCACGCTGGCGGGGGGCGAACCCATTCTGCTCTCCTGGAGCGGCTCGATGTTCGAGTACCTGATGCCGCTGCTGATCATGCCGACGTTCCGCGGCACCTTGCTGGACCAGACTTGTCGCGCCGTGGTGGAGCGCCAGATCGGCTACGGCATGGAGTGCGGGGTGGTCTGGGGCATGTCGGAGTCCGGCTACAACGCCTTCGACGCCAGCCTGAACTACCAGTACCGCAGCTTCGGGGTGCCCGGCCTGGGCTTGAAGCGCGGCCTGGGCGACGATCTCGTGGTGGCGCCCTACGCGACGATCATGGCGCTGATGGTGGCGCCGGAGCGCGCCTGCGCCAATCTGCTGGAGATGCGGGCCTCCGGCATGGAGGGCGTCTACGGTTTCTACGAAGCCATCGACTATACGCCGTCGCGCCTGGCGCGTGGCCAGAGCAGGGCGCTCATCCGATCCTTCATGGCGCATCACCAGGGCATGGGATTGCTGTCCCTGGCTTGCCTGCTGCTGGAGAAACCGATGCAAAGGCGCTTCGAATCCGTCCCCATGTTCCAGGCGACGATGTCCCTGCTGCATGAACGCATACCCAAGGCTGGCGCCAACTACCCGTCGGCATTGGAGCTGGCCGACGTCCGCTCGACGCTGGACGGACCGGACCTCCATATCCGCGTGCTGCAACGGGGCGACTCGCGCGTGCCGGAGGTGCAGCTGCTCTCCAACGGGCGCTAT
This genomic window contains:
- a CDS encoding ABC transporter permease; the protein is MKNSNAGAPAVCARPAISAPLLMLLATLGLLVALPIGFVALQAVFPAINTGSFARPFSSFGTALGDERTLPLLFNTLRFGLVVAIASVLVGVPLGALRGLFRVPLARLWDLLFLAPFLIPPYLAALGWMLFLQPHGYLEGMVGFHLGRFLFSFNGVVAAMTLNVFPVVYFSVSRALAAVGLRLTDVARIFGAGPWRSVLRITLPLVLPAIAASALLTFIMAIEEFGIPAALGQRAGVELLVTSIEQRFSDWPIDLSGASVLSLLLALLALAAFFLQHRLLASRNFETHSGKPVAATPRELGPWRWPVLLAFAAIAAAATIAPLFAIAATAFTRTLSGGLNAGNLTLGHFSALWNEGEGAGALATSLGLATLTALITGTLGLLSAWAIVKTRMRGRALLDALTLMPHALPGVVVGVGLILTWNQSFWPVTPYNTWGILLLAYSCLLLPYPVRYASAALRQIGDNLEAAARVHGASMHQVMRRIILPLTAPALVSSMLIVFAIASRELVNSLLLAPSGVQTVSIYIWQQFEQGSIGDGMAMGVVTVLVSGGMLGAGAYWSRRFSAAP
- a CDS encoding extracellular catalytic domain type 1 short-chain-length polyhydroxyalkanoate depolymerase yields the protein MLKKVKRLWFSGMKKAAKAQQKHVKTMLKMLVAKPSPAAAKSRRPGSKRSAPTVAPPGSWMLGRHSHDAALARRMQYRLFLPDRHGAGAPLIVMLHGCQQNAADFAEGTRMNAHAARKGYAVLYPEQSLGAHAQRCWKWYDPATQRGEADVAMIAALVEDIAARHAIDRRRVYACGLSAGAAMAQLLALTHPGLVAAVGLHSGPAYGGCKSAAGAYRLMQAGAGSPLAAMDELLAVRPAAAGVPAILIAGDADKVVRPINHRQLTQQFVRLNRESNLEARPLTVKAFGRVSKKNPVRRRMLIGDYVSGRTPMVRSVLIEGLGHAWSGGDEKFAFNSGGPDATKMVLDFFARHRLR
- a CDS encoding ABC transporter substrate-binding protein, coding for MSLSFGFAAEHANALTVYTAGPGSLGKKLAQGFEKKTGIKVDLFQATTGKVMARLEAEADNPHADVLISASWDTARDLDKRGWLLNYESPNAAHVPAMLKTPAYVAQGVSALCIVWNMRSGLPEPRDWSDLAQPAYRNQVTMPDPALSGATLDLLLGLQARLGKQADALFENLHRNGMVVLGPNAQALNPVLQGAKSAVFGAVDYVAYGAVVSGESIKVIFPSGGTVVAPRPMMILKTSRAQNEARAFVDYVLSPQGQKIVADAWLIPARDDVGSDRPLLKDLKLLPQEGAATPVQHEQTLQRFSKLFGQR
- a CDS encoding YciE/YciF ferroxidase family protein translates to MSVKSLSDLFIHGLSDIYSAEKQLAKALPRMIRSATNPDLTAALDLNLQETQGQIERIDQIVEATGLRLKRIKCAAMEGLVEEGKEQIDEVEKGPVLDAALIGAAQKVDHYEIATYGTLCALAKKLGYPEAVTLMRETLDEVKAADEKLTVLAEQDVMPEALAT
- a CDS encoding response regulator; this encodes MHPTDRQLTTVLVVEDNPDVREMLSQALQLHGYKVLETSNGAEALDALKTGRIHVVLTDMRMPVMNGLDFAMRAKGCPEFSHIPIALLSATPLPNSASAAKLFDALLVKPCQMERLLRTIDQLAGAG
- a CDS encoding DUF3297 family protein; the protein is MNDTAQRPPLPDRLSIDPRSPHYNAAVFEHDVGIKLNDKEFTNVGEYCISEGWIKIPAGKALDRKGNPMLTKLKGRVEAFYR